Proteins encoded together in one Candidatus Cloacimonadota bacterium window:
- a CDS encoding methyltransferase domain-containing protein — MMVDKNKRVCPVEIADGLDNRVRRLLQNPQRILGNYVKEGMTALDLGCGPGFFSVEMAKMVGESGMVIAVDLQEGMLQ, encoded by the coding sequence ATGATGGTTGATAAAAACAAACGCGTATGCCCTGTTGAAATAGCCGATGGACTCGATAATAGGGTTAGAAGATTATTGCAGAATCCACAAAGAATATTAGGGAATTATGTAAAAGAGGGGATGACAGCTTTGGATTTAGGTTGTGGTCCGGGATTTTTCTCAGTTGAAATGGCTAAAATGGTTGGGGAATCCGGTATGGTTATTGCTGTAGACTTACAGGAGGGGATGCTTCAAAA